A window of the Alkalinema sp. FACHB-956 genome harbors these coding sequences:
- a CDS encoding molybdenum cofactor biosynthesis protein MoaE, whose translation MVTELKLSCPPQVHANDHFAMTFAPLSIDEAYRLADDGANGAIVLMSGMVRNNTEGRSVQFLEYQAYEPMALRVFQQIATEIRQTWQDVTHIVIHHRTGKLEIGEVSVLVAVGCPHRSEAFAACKFAIDTLKHNAPIWKKEHWTDGSSSWVSIGACEQNEDSNC comes from the coding sequence ATGGTGACTGAATTAAAGCTCTCCTGTCCCCCACAGGTTCATGCCAACGATCATTTTGCCATGACCTTTGCACCCCTGTCGATCGACGAAGCCTATCGGTTAGCGGATGACGGAGCCAACGGCGCGATCGTGCTGATGAGCGGCATGGTACGCAACAACACCGAGGGACGCAGCGTCCAGTTTTTAGAATACCAAGCCTACGAGCCCATGGCCCTGCGGGTATTTCAGCAAATTGCCACGGAAATTCGGCAAACCTGGCAGGATGTTACCCATATTGTGATTCATCATCGCACGGGAAAATTGGAAATTGGTGAAGTTAGCGTATTGGTCGCGGTGGGCTGCCCCCATCGATCGGAAGCCTTCGCCGCCTGCAAATTCGCGATCGACACTTTAAAGCACAACGCTCCCATCTGGAAAAAAGAACACTGGACTGATGGTTCCAGCAGTTGGGTCAGCATTGGAGCCTGTGAGCAGAACGAAGATAGTAACTGTTAA